A genomic window from Helicobacter suis HS1 includes:
- a CDS encoding restriction endonuclease subunit S — MGILDSFEELLALDWQEVRVGDLFEVESSNKILHANQLKEIIDIPKEGYYPYVVRSARNNGIRGFIKEDTAYLNPGNSLSFAMDTFSVFYQERPYFTGNNVKILVPKFDLDRYKGLFIATTLQKSIAHLGWGTNCTINDIETMCFSLPHTSTNKIAFEAMEAFIREIQAERLREIQAYLKVTGLENTTLTKEEENALSLFTDQTPLKITPSMGQ; from the coding sequence ATGGGTATTTTAGATAGTTTTGAAGAGTTATTAGCTTTGGATTGGCAAGAGGTTAGGGTAGGGGATTTGTTTGAGGTAGAATCTAGCAATAAAATTTTGCATGCCAACCAACTTAAAGAAATTATAGATATTCCTAAAGAGGGTTATTATCCTTATGTAGTTAGAAGTGCGCGTAACAATGGAATAAGGGGGTTTATCAAAGAGGATACAGCCTATTTGAATCCGGGTAATAGTTTAAGTTTTGCGATGGATACTTTTAGCGTCTTTTATCAAGAGAGACCCTATTTTACGGGAAATAATGTCAAAATCCTAGTTCCTAAATTTGATCTTGATAGATACAAGGGGTTATTTATTGCTACCACCCTGCAAAAATCTATCGCCCATCTAGGTTGGGGGACAAATTGCACAATTAATGATATTGAAACAATGTGCTTTTCTCTCCCCCATACCTCCACCAATAAGATCGCCTTTGAGGCTATGGAAGCTTTTATTAGAGAAATTCAGGCGGAGCGCCTGAGAGAAATTCAGGCGTATCTAAAAGTAACCGGATTAGAAAACACCACTTTAACAAAAGAAGAAGAAAACGCCCTTTCTCTTTTTACAGATCAGACGCCATTAAAAATTACGCCCTCAATGGGGCAGTGA